Part of the Methanobrevibacter boviskoreani JH1 genome is shown below.
ATGCTTCTAGATATATCATCAATCAAAAGTAGGAAGCTTGCACCAATACTTAGTGATGCAGGTATTAATATCCTGTGGTCTGGACCTACAATCATACGGGTAAGGTGTGGTACAAGAAGTCCCACCCATCCTATGATTCCACTTATGGACACTGACGCCGAGGTGATAAGTGTTGCAGCTGTGATGATAATCAATCTTAATTTTTCCGGGTTTTCACCTAAGGCCTGAGCCTCCTCGTCACCCATTGCAAGTAAATTTATTCTCCATCTTAGAGCCATTAGGATTACCAGGCCTATGACTATGGGAATTAATGCTATTAATAATTTGTTTGAGGTGATACTTGAAAGGCTACCCATTAGCCAGTAAACGATTTGAGGCAATTGTTATATGGGTCTGCAATAAATTTGGCAGCGGAAATTAATGCATTGAAAAACGCAGAGATTCCAACTCCTGCAAGAACCAACACAAGTATTCCTCCACTTTTATATGATTTGGATATTATATATGTAATGGAAACTGATATGATTCCGAATATAAACGCGAACATTTGTATAAACACATTCCCCATTGATAGGAGAATGGCGATACTTGCCCCGAATCCTGCACCGTTTGCAACACCTAAAAGGGCAGGTGATACAAGGGGGTTTTTAAAATACCCTGAAATGCAGCACCTGCAATTGACAGTGACGCACCTACTAACATCGCGGCTATGATTCTTGGAAGTCTTATCTGAAATACTATGGTTGAAACTGATGGAGAAACAGTAAGTGAAGGTATTATAGGACTTAATATTGTTTTAATAACATCAATAGGAGCTATTGGATACCTTCCAATTGCAAATGATAAAAAGAACATTATTACTGGAAGTAGTATTAATAATGTCCATTCCAATATCTTGTTATCTTCCATTTTTCCACCATTTTCTAATTTCTATCATAAAATTATTTATTCTCTCTATTAAAGTTCCCTTATGCTTGTAATATTACATATTTGTCTCGTTTAATTCAGAATTTTTAAGTAATTCTGTAATCTGATCATCACTTAGGTCAATATGATAAAACTCATTATAAAATTCATGGGTTTCATCCTTTAAGTTAATGTCCTTAAATTTCTCTGGATAAATTACTTTGGCAGTCCAAGGGACCCCCATTATCATATTAGCACCTACAGGTCGGTCAAACCATTTGTATGGTGAGGAGGGGATAAATAAACTTGATGGTTCTTAACTGCTTTTATATTGGACCACTTTGAGTTATTATATACGCCGTTATAGAATTCAGAGTCTGTAGTTATGATTATATCCGGGTTCCATTTTATTACCTGTTCAATTGAAACTTGCACACTACTTGAGGAATTGGAATTTCCAATATCCGCAACATTCTTTCCTCCACATAAGTCAATTAATTGGCCATGTACAGAATCTGAAGGATCAGTTGATAGACCATCGGTACTTTCGGCATAGTATACCTTTTTCCTTTCATTATCCGGAATGTTTTTAGCTACACTTTCAACTTTATTGATGTTCTTTTCATTAAATTCGTTAAGTTCTTTAGCTTTTGACTCTTCACCAACTACCTTTCCAACAAATTCAATAGAGGAATTCATTGTAGTAATATTTGTATCATCGTAAACTGCAACATCAGGTATTGAACCAAATTTTTTCTGTCTATCTTCCACATCGGATACTTCACCACTTTCATCTACAGAGTCAAATATAATCTCTGGTTCTGTAGCTAAAAATTGTTCATAGTTTCCTGTCTGTGTTCCATACCAACTGCCTATATTAGGATAATTCTGATATTGGCTAGGCACATACTTTAATTCGTCACTTGTCCATTGGAAGTTCATTTCTCCTAGTTTATCCGGAGCAATCATGTAAAGTATTGTGGTAGTTGGAGGGCTAGTAGAAACAACTTTACTAACACTTTCCGGCACAGTTAAACTTCTATTTGCCATGTCTGTTATGGTATGATTTTCATTAGATTTAACTGAGGAAGGTGTTAAAAAAACGTTTACAGCAATTAAAGATGGGTGTATTTTTGTATTTGGAATTATTTTTTAATCGATTCTATTAGAAAAATTATATCTAATAATGTTTTAATCCCTTAATTGAAAATGGCTGTTATTTCTTTAAATTGTTAAAAATGGTGTTTAAATTTATTGAATAGTTTTTATTCCTTAAAATTATTCCAATTAAGATTAAAAATAGTATTTATTTGATTTAAGGTGTATTTAGTTAAATTAAAAATAGCATATTATAATCTGTTTTATGGGATTTATATAAATCCATAAAAGATTTCATAATTGTAGATAAAATATTAAAAATGGGAGAAATTTGTAGTTTATTTATTCGAGTACTGCATGTCTTTTTTTCAAGTCATTTTCGGTTTTACCTAGCCTGTTCATTAGTTCACATATGAGTCCGTCTAGAAATATAAGTGAGGTCAATTCAAAAGCAGTACCTAATGGAGTAAGTGATGTGTAATTACCATCGATTTGACGTTTAAGATAATTTTTATCATCTGCTTCAGCTTTAGTTCTTCCTCTAACATATATGGAAACATCGGATATTTTTCCTAGGGATGATTTTGGATATGAAGTTAGGGACAATATTCTTGCTCCTCTTTTTTTGGATGTTTTTGCAGCAGAGACAATTGTGTTAGTTTCCCCTGAACCTGAAATTGCCAAAATACAATCCTCATCATTTATTGCAGGGGATATGGTCTCTCCAACAACATATGCACTTATTCCTAAATGCATTAATCTCATTGCAAAGGCTTTTGCAACAAGTCCTGATCTGCCTGCACCTATTACAAAAACATTCTCTGCATTGGTAATCTCATTCATAAAATTATTAATTTCATCATTGTCAAGATAGGTTTCAGCTTCCTTCACGTTCTCTATAATCGCTTCAATAGATGATTTCATTAACTCCATATTGATCTTCCCGTATATTATCTAAACATTATTTTTATAATAATAACTATAATATACTATATATTAATTTTGATTTAGATTAAAAAATTAGCAATTATTAATTATATTAAAAGGCATGATCATGACTGATGAGGTAAAACCAGTAATTGGTATTGAAATAAATGATAGGATTTATAATTATAAGTTGTTTCAATCTTTAGACCTGTTATCTAAAACATTTTCTCAAAGAAAAGCAGCTAAAGAGTTAGGCATTTCCCATTCCGTTTTTAACAGAAGGATCATTAATGCAGAAAAGTCTCTGGGATATAAACTTGTAGATAAGGTAGGCTCCGGAAGCGAACTTACAGATAAGGGTTTGGAACTTTTGGATATCTATCATACCTATAATAATCGTCTTAAGAAATCAGATAATATTCGTATTGCTGGCGGACATATTATTACAGGTTTAATCGAATCATTAGACTTGCCTTTCAATATTCAGGTTCTAAGTACCGATAATGATAATGCATATGATCTTGCAAAGGATGACTTGATTGATATTCTTGCCTTGGATGATCCCCTTTTGGCATTTAAGGAGGATTTAAATTTCACTCCAATTGCATTTGATTCACTGGTTCTTGTTTCAAACGATGAAAACAATCAGAAGATAAATGCTATAGATGATTTATCCAATTTGGATTTTGTCTCTGTTAAGGGTACAGCTCAGAGATTGGTATGGGACACGTTAAACTTTAATGATATTGATTACAATATTGTAAAAGAAGTCAAATCTCAGTTTGATGCATTTAAACTTGTCAAGAACTCTGATAACCTTTATACTTTTCTAAATGCCAGCTATTTTAAAGGTAATTCTGTTTTAAAAAATCAGACAAGACATTCCTTAGGTCTGGTATATAATCCTGGATATGATGGTAAGGTTGATGATTTTGTTGAGTATATATTAGATAAATGTTCTGATGTCATTCGATTAGAGGGTTTTACTCCAATAGGATATTAAAAATAAAAGAATATTCTTTAATATTAATAATCCTATATTAATATTAGATATTGTAGGATTGTTCCAAATCTAAGTGTTGTACAAAAGAAAATCACAAAGGTATATAGTAATAATCTAGTTTTAAATGTAGGTTTATATGTATCATTAATATTTAATATCATTGGAGCAAATACAAGTAGAGGTAATAGATATCTGCCTTGAACACCTAATATTAAATCGAAACGTTTTGTATAAGATAAGTATAATGTGGTAATTGTTCCAAATAGGATTATCAGTCCTATGAAGAATATTCCTACCCTTCCACTTCTTTTAATTTTCTTATTCTGCGGATAAATTATACAGAATATTAAAAAGGATATTAAAGCTACTCCCATGGTGGCATCATTAATAAGTCCGTTATTACCAAAATGAAACATATTTTTCAGTAAAAATGAATGTAACTGTGGATGTAACATGCTTTGTATATAGGAGATTGGATGATGTAATATGTATGCTTTATGACTTGCCTCATTTCTAAGGTAGTACATCCTGTTTCCGCAGTTTGCAATTACTTTGTTTGCATATAGCTTTAACCATAATTCTGTAAGTAAACTAATAGCTAAAAATCCGACTACTTTCAATATGTTTGTTTTATTATTTTTGAATTTGGATTTAGGTATTAGAAATATTAACAATCCTAATGCTATGAATGTTATTTTCGTTAATGCACATAATAATGTTAAAGTGGAAAAGATTGCTATATGTTTCCAAGTTAGGGTATGATCCTCTAATTCATACATGTATAGGAAATATCCAATTACAAGTAACATCAATGAATTTATGGTCGCATCTATGCTTATTATTGAGGCTTGGGCAATGGATAATGGGAAACAGGCACATACAAATAATGCTTCTTTATATATTGGAGCTTTTTTAATTGCATATGATGCTATTCCTGCATATAATATTAAATTAAACAATCTTCCAAGCCATAATAACCATATATTATTTAAATCTAATATCTTTGCTATACACATTCCAATTGCAGGTGCAATATATCCATAAAAAGGATTTTGGGCAAATGCACAATAAACAAATGTCGGTGTGTAATCTATCTTTTGAGTATCCCACGGGGTTTGAAATATTGTCTTTTGAAACAAGGCTCCATGGTATTCATTTTTCTGATTGATTAAATAGATTGACCTTATGCTTATATAATCTTTATGAGTTAGATTATTGCTTGGATTATCAATATACTGAGGGATTAATTCTCCTCTGGAGGTTAATTCTGCCCTTACAATATGTTCAAATTCATCAGGTCCCCCATATATTGGAGTTAAAAAGACTAAACATAAACCAAAGACAATGATAATTAAGAAAGCTACTTTGTGTATGGGCAATTCTTTTTTGTTTATGATTAATAATAAAATACAGCTTAATGTGGTGAATACTGTAAATCCTGCTAGAGCAGTTTTTGGTCCGAATTTACTTGTATAAATAAATAATATTGAAAATAAGAGGTATATAACCAAATACCATTTTATGCTTAAAACTTCTTCTTTTAAACCTTTTAAATATGTATTAATCGAGGACATATCTATTCACCCTTTATCAATAATATTTTATTTTATTATTATTATTATTATTAT
Proteins encoded:
- a CDS encoding LysR family transcriptional regulator, which produces MTDEVKPVIGIEINDRIYNYKLFQSLDLLSKTFSQRKAAKELGISHSVFNRRIINAEKSLGYKLVDKVGSGSELTDKGLELLDIYHTYNNRLKKSDNIRIAGGHIITGLIESLDLPFNIQVLSTDNDNAYDLAKDDLIDILALDDPLLAFKEDLNFTPIAFDSLVLVSNDENNQKINAIDDLSNLDFVSVKGTAQRLVWDTLNFNDIDYNIVKEVKSQFDAFKLVKNSDNLYTFLNASYFKGNSVLKNQTRHSLGLVYNPGYDGKVDDFVEYILDKCSDVIRLEGFTPIGY
- a CDS encoding FecCD family ABC transporter permease — encoded protein: MGSLSSITSNKLLIALIPIVIGLVILMALRWRINLLAMGDEEAQALGENPEKLRLIIITAATLITSASVSISGIIGWVGLLVPHLTRMIVGPDHRILIPASLSIGASFLLLIDDISRSIISIEIPIGILTAVIGVPIFLYLLRKGYSEWS
- a CDS encoding DUF2142 domain-containing protein, producing the protein MSSINTYLKGLKEEVLSIKWYLVIYLLFSILFIYTSKFGPKTALAGFTVFTTLSCILLLIINKKELPIHKVAFLIIIVFGLCLVFLTPIYGGPDEFEHIVRAELTSRGELIPQYIDNPSNNLTHKDYISIRSIYLINQKNEYHGALFQKTIFQTPWDTQKIDYTPTFVYCAFAQNPFYGYIAPAIGMCIAKILDLNNIWLLWLGRLFNLILYAGIASYAIKKAPIYKEALFVCACFPLSIAQASIISIDATINSLMLLVIGYFLYMYELEDHTLTWKHIAIFSTLTLLCALTKITFIALGLLIFLIPKSKFKNNKTNILKVVGFLAISLLTELWLKLYANKVIANCGNRMYYLRNEASHKAYILHHPISYIQSMLHPQLHSFLLKNMFHFGNNGLINDATMGVALISFLIFCIIYPQNKKIKRSGRVGIFFIGLIILFGTITTLYLSYTKRFDLILGVQGRYLLPLLVFAPMILNINDTYKPTFKTRLLLYTFVIFFCTTLRFGTILQYLILI
- the hxlB gene encoding 6-phospho-3-hexuloisomerase, with protein sequence MELMKSSIEAIIENVKEAETYLDNDEINNFMNEITNAENVFVIGAGRSGLVAKAFAMRLMHLGISAYVVGETISPAINDEDCILAISGSGETNTIVSAAKTSKKRGARILSLTSYPKSSLGKISDVSIYVRGRTKAEADDKNYLKRQIDGNYTSLTPLGTAFELTSLIFLDGLICELMNRLGKTENDLKKRHAVLE
- a CDS encoding ABC transporter substrate-binding protein, translating into MANRSLTVPESVSKVVSTSPPTTTILYMIAPDKLGEMNFQWTSDELKYVPSQYQNYPNIGSWYGTQTGNYEQFLATEPEIIFDSVDESGEVSDVEDRQKKFGSIPDVAVYDDTNITTMNSSIEFVGKVVGEESKAKELNEFNEKNINKVESVAKNIPDNERKKVYYAESTDGLSTDPSDSVHGQLIDLCGGKNVADIGNSNSSSSVQVSIEQVIKWNPDIIITTDSEFYNGVYNNSKWSNIKAVKNHQVYLSPPHHTNGLTDL